Proteins encoded by one window of Channa argus isolate prfri chromosome 1, Channa argus male v1.0, whole genome shotgun sequence:
- the LOC137136419 gene encoding vinculin-like isoform X3 — MPVFHTKTIESILEPVAQQISHLVIMHEEGEVDGKAIPDLTVPVAAVQAAVSNLVRVGKETVQTTEDQVMKRDMPPAFIKVENSCAKLVQAAQMLKADPYSVPARDYLIDGSRGILSGTSDLLLTFDEAEVRKIIRVCKGILEYLTVAEVVETMEDLITYTKNLGPGMTKMSKMIEERQQELTHQEHRQMLVGSMNTVKELLPVLISAIKIFVTTKSSRGGGIEEAERNRRFIFDKMSAEINEIIRVLQLTTWDEDAWANKDMEALKRCLALIESKMAQAKSWLKDPHGQPGDPGEVALRVILDEAGKVGELCAGKERKDILATTKALGQMTDQIADLRARGQGPTPGCVQRAGQCSQGLDLLFGKVDGAARRLEALINAKQAIARRLDAAQAWLADPNGGPEGEENIRALLAEAKCIADLCEDPKERDDILRSISEIAGLTARLVELRRQGKGDSPEARALAKQIGVALLTLQSKTNRAVANMRPAKPAVTLEGKMEQALRWVNNPGVDDRGVEYEWLQWNTGQAAIRGMVGEGRRLAGGMLGPYRQDMIGRCDRTEALMTSLADMAGRGEAETPHARATAAQLQDSLKDLRKNMQEVMTQEVSDVFSDTTTPIKLLAVAATAPPDAPNREEVFEERAGNFEAHAGRLAATAEKAAAVGTANKSTVEGIHAAVKHARELTPQVTSAARILLKNPGNKAAYEHFDTMKNQWIDNVERLTGLVDEAIDTKSLLDASEEAIKKDIDKCRVAMANVQPQMLVAGATSIARRANRVLLVAKREVENSEDPRFRDTVKHASDVLSHTISPMVMDAKAVAGNIQDKALQKAYLDSCLRILAAVGKVREAFQPQEPDFPPPPPDLDQLHVADEQAPPKPPLPEGEVPPPRPPPPEEKDEEFPEQKAGEVLSEPMMVAARQLHDEARKWSSKGNDIIAAAKRMALLMAEMSRLVRGGSGNKRALIQCAKDIAKASDEVTRLAKEVAKQCTDRRIRTNLLQVCERIPTISTQLKILSTVKATMLGRTNISEEESEQATEMLVHNAQNLMQSVKETVREAEAASIKIRTDAGCTLRWVRKTPWYQ, encoded by the exons GTGGGAAAGGAAACAGTCCAAACCACAGAGGACCAGGTGATGAAGAGAGACATGCCTCCTGCGTTTATTAA gGTGGAGAACTCGTGTGCAAAGCTTGTTCAGGCAGCTCAGATGCTAAAGGCAGATCCATACTCTGTTCCTGCGCGAGATTACCTGATCGATGGATCCAGAGGGATACTGTCTGGAACGTCTGACCTACTCCTTACATTTGATGAGGCTgag GTGCGGAAGATAATCAGAGTATGTAAAGGAATCCTAGAGTATCTCACTGTTGCTGAAGTGGTGGAGACGATGGAGGACCTCATCACTTACACCAAGAACTTAGGACCAG gGATGACCAAAATGTCAAAGATGATAGAGGAGAGGCAGCAGGAGCTGACACACCAAGAACACAGGCAGATGCTCGTTGGCTCCATGAACACTGTCAAAGAGCTGCTGCCTGTTCTCATATCAG CTATAAAGATTTTTGTCACAACCAAGAGTAGTCGAGGCGGCGGCAttgaggaggcagagagaaacagaaggtTTATCTTTGACAAGATGAGTGCTGAAATCAACGAGATAATAAGAGTCTTACAGCTCACCACATGGGATGAAGATGCCTGGGCCAATAAG GATATGGAGGCTTTGAAGAGGTGTCTGGCTTTGATTGAGTCAAAAATGGCACAAGCTAAAAGCTGGCTTAAAGACCCTCATGGACAGCCGG GAGACCCCGGTGAGGTTGCCCTGCGTGTCATATTGGATGAAGCTGGTAAGGTTGGAGAGCTGTGTGCTGGGAAGGAGAGGAAAGATATACTTGCAACCACTAAAGCTCTAGGACAAATGACAGACCAGATTGCAGATCTTCGAGCCCG AGGCCAAGGCCCGACCCCAGGGTGTGTCCAGCGTGCAGGCCAGTGTTCACAGGGCTTGGACTTGTTATTTGGCAAAGTGGATGGTGCTGCCCGCAGACTGGAGGCTCTAATCAATGCCAAGCAGGCCATTGCCAGGAGGCTGGATGCTGCACAG GCCTGGCTGGCTGATCCTAACGGCGGTCCTGAGGGGGAGGAGAACATCAGAGCACTACTAGCTGAGGCCAAATGCATCGCTGATCTCTGTGAAGATCCCAAGGAGAGGGATGACATCCTGCGCTCCATCAGTGAGATCGCAGGGCTCACTGCCAGACTTGTGGAACTACGCAGACA GGGTAAAGGTGACAGCCCAGAGGCTCGTGCACTGGCAAAGCAAATTGGAGTGGCACTGCTGACCCTGCAGTCCAAAACCAACCGGGCCGTGGCCAACATGAGACCAGCCAAGCCTGCAGTTACTTTGGAGGGCAAAATGGAGCAGGCCCTCCGCTGGGTGAACAACCCTGGAGTTGATGACAGAGGAGTAG AGTATGAATGGCTACAGTGGAACACAG GTCAAGCAGCAATCAGGGGAATGGTTGGGGAAGGAAGGAGGCTAGCAGGAGGCATGTTAGGTCCATATCGACAGGATATGATTGGACGCTGCGACCGAACGGAGGCTCTAATGACATCTTTGGCAGACATGGCCGGCAGGGGGGAGGCCGAGACTCCTCATGCACGAGCTACGGCCGCACAACTGCAAGACAGCCTCAAG GACCTGAGAAAGAACATGCAGGAGGTTATGACCCAGGAAGTATCTGACGTGTTTAGTGACACCACCACTCCTATTAAGCTGCTGGCTGTGGCTGCAACTGCTCCTCCTGATGCTCCCAACAGGGAGGAG GTTTTTGAAGAGCGAGCAGGGAACTTTGAGGCTCATGCAGGCCGACTAGCAGCGACCGCAGAGAAGGCTGCTGCTGTGGGAACAGCCAATAAAAGCACCGTAGAGGGGATACATGCTGCTGTGAAACATGCCAGGGAGCTCACACCGCAG GTGACTTCTGCTGCTCGGATCTTGTTGAAGAATCCTGGAAACAAAGCAGCGTATGAGCATTTTGACACCATGAAGAACCAGTGGATTGACAATGTGGAGAGACTCACTG GTCTTGTGGACGAGGCCATCGACACCAAATCTCTGCTAGATGCATCTGAGGAGGCTATAAAGAAAGACATTGACAAGTGCCGAGTTGCCATGGCAAATGTTCAGCCCCAGATGCTTGTTGCCGGGGCAACAAGCATAGCAAGACGAGCTAATCGGGTCTTGTTGGTAGCAAAGAGAGAAGTGGAGAACTCTGAAGATCCACGGTTCAGAGACACAGTGAAACATGCGTCAGACGTCCTCTCACACACCATCTCACCCATGGTGATGGATGCGAAGGCTGTGGCCGGGAACATACAAGATAAAG CCCTGCAGAAAGCATATCTGGACTCCTGTCTGAGGATCCTGGCTGCAGTTGGAAAAGTTAGGGAGGCCTTCCAACCTCAGGAGCCAGActtccctcctccacctcctgacCTGGACCAGCTCCAT GTTGCTGATGAACAGGCACCCCCCAAGCCCCCCTTGCCAGAGGGTGAGGTGCCCCCGCCTCGGCCCCCTCCTCCAGAGGAAAAGGATGAGGAGTTCCCAGAGCAAAAAGCTGGAGAGGTGCTCAGTGAGCCCATGATGGTGGCAGCCAGGCAGCTGCACGATGAGGCACGCAAGTGGTCTAGCAAG GGTAACGACATCATTGCAGCAGCCAAGCGTATGGCTCTGCTGATGGCAGAAATGTCTCGGTTGGTGCGCGGTGGAAGCGGGAACAAGCGAGCGCTGATTCAGTGTGCTAAGGACATCGCCAAAGCTTCAGATGAGGTAACAAGACTGGCAAAGGAAGTGGCCAAGCAGTGCACCGACAGACGCATCAGAACTAATCTGCTACag GTGTGTGAACGAATCCCGACCATCAGTACTCAGCTGAAGATCCTCTCTACCGTCAAAGCTACAATGCTGGGACGAACAAACATTAGTGAAGAGGAGTCAGAGCAG GCCACAGAGATGTTGGTCCATAATGCCCAGAATCTGATGCAGTCAGTAAAGGAGACTGTCAGAGAAGCAGAAGCAGCCTCAATCAAGATCCGCACAGATGCAGGATGCACCCTTCGCTGGGTGCGCAAGACCCCCTGGTACCAATAA